DNA sequence from the Epinephelus fuscoguttatus linkage group LG2, E.fuscoguttatus.final_Chr_v1 genome:
AAAACGTGGGTTATATTCTCTATATTTgcgttttaaaataaattaagatactgttatttcttcttcgtctGACTCTGAGAAGTCCGAGTGCTTGCTGGAAAGAGACGGAGAGGAGATGCTGGACCCCGCCCTCATTCTCTCTCTTCCGaactcttcctcttcatcttcctcctcggCTGAGGACTTCTTGCCGACGTCGCTGAGGTCCGGGTGCGGGTTGGCTTTGGTGGGCAGCGTCTGCTCGCGGCAGCCACCGGACGACAGCAGCTCTCGTTCCTTTGAGTTCCTCCACTTCATCCGCCTGTTCTGGAACCAGATTTTCACCTGTGGAGGTGGAGAAAATGGTGAGTGAATAAAACATCAGGTAATGGAATGCGCAACAGCGTCTTTACGCGCAAATTACGCACGACATATTAGAGGTTTTAAGCGCGTGTGAAGTTTTACCTGTGAGTCTTTTAGGCCCAACTTAGAGGCCAGCTTCTTCCTGTCGGGTTTGCTGATGTATTTCTGTTTCTGGAACATCTTTTCCAAGGCCTTGCGCTGCACATCGGAAAACACCGCCCTCCTCAGCATCCCTCTCCGGGGTTTCCCTCTGGCGGCCAGGGGCCAAGAGAAGGTCCCGGGAATGGGAACAACGGATGAAGATGCtacaatacaaacacagaggaggaaTTGGAACCTgttagatttgtttttgttgccatatcCACGTGTAAAAAAGTGTGTGCAGAGCAGAAATGATCCCTAACCAAGACCAAATAAATCTAAACTTAAACCCACTCAGGCCTCTATATGAACATAATGATTATTTCTCTCTAAGACTCTTCAATCGGTTATTATTGGAAGTTTTCTCCCTTTGGAACTGTGCAATACGTCTCCGTTTTGAGTGAAATGGCACGAGGTGACTAATTAGCACATTGGCCGGTCCCCAACCGCATTGGTATGGTAAAGAGGTAGCATATCCTTTAAGGAACCCTGTGAGGGCGGATAGAGGAGTTAATAAACCGTGAACGGTAATTGTGTAGTAATGAACTAACGCAGAAAAGACTCTGGACAGGCGGCGAAGGCCATATATTATCGCAACAAAAGGAGATTTACACTTTCAAACTAAACACAACTGCATACCAGAATACTGATGCCCGGAGGGGGGGAGTGAAGAGTGGAGGGGAATggcgctttttttttcttcttcgtGCCTTCAAATCATTTTCATTAAATGAACACGAAAAGCTATTCAGGACGGTGGAGTTGTTTTGTTGAGGCATTCAGCTGAGCCCATGAAAAGACTCCATCTCCATTATGATTTGGCTGAATGAAAGCACGGACTAGCGACTTTATAGACTTTTCTAAGAGATTATTCTTTATCTCAACTCGCTGATTGGCCCGCTTGGAGAATAAACGTTTAGGGCACAGAGAGAGTGAGGACTGGAGGTCAGTGGTAACCTATCCTATGGGCCGTGCAGCATGCAGGGACAAACCTTCCCCAGCTAGGACATTTTAGACGCAGTTGGGCTTTTAAAAACTCGCTTTACTTCAGCTCCCACCGCGCCAGACACTTTCCCTGTCTGCATCCTGCTAACTGGACTTCCTCCTGACAGTAGCTGCCCTGTGGCCGCAGAAGAATCAGGAACAACGACGCGCTATGTGGTCTTGTGAGAATATTGAAAACTCTCAATAGCGCCTAATAGGGAAATTAGTGCATGACTGGTTCACGCCTTTGGCCCCCCTGGTAAAAGTCACTCTCCGGGGTGTGTGGGTGGTTCGCCCGGTGGGAGCTGACCAAATTGGTCACGGTGCTGAAGGCTTTGTTGCACGCCACAGCGGCCCGGTGGCCCCCCGGGCGCTGT
Encoded proteins:
- the dbx1a gene encoding homeobox protein DBX1-A, with amino-acid sequence MMIPSVIAPPAFYPGLYRPAAALPLHQTLPSAFPTQSSFLVEDLLRISRPAAFVNRTVPSACASLTTATTTVSFGGAPAERAVATTAVTRESCSPKTSVSSSKDPTFLKFGVSAILAPSPKTASSPPALHSLHSKTFPIPCFDGTFHPIFRTPYLPASSSVVPIPGTFSWPLAARGKPRRGMLRRAVFSDVQRKALEKMFQKQKYISKPDRKKLASKLGLKDSQVKIWFQNRRMKWRNSKERELLSSGGCREQTLPTKANPHPDLSDVGKKSSAEEEDEEEEFGRERMRAGSSISSPSLSSKHSDFSESDEEEITVS